The sequence AGGGCGGCGGCCAGATCGCCGGTGAGCCGGCCCTCCTCGAAGACCGGGCCGAGTTCGTACGACGCCGGGACGATCACCGTGTCGGCCTCGGCCAGTGCCTCCGGGCCGTGCGGGACGTGCACGGCGAAGTCGGCGTCGGTCTCGACGGGTCCGGGCGGCCGTACCGAGCAGGTCACGACCTCGTACAGGTGCCGCCCCCGCTCGTCCTTGGGGCGGCCGAAGATGCGGTGCGGGATGCCCAGTTCGAAGGGGAGGAGGCCGTCCAGGGCGAGGACGGCGACCCGGTGCGGACGGAAACGCCCGGATCGCTCAGCGACATCGGCCATGGCCCGATCCTAGCGAATGCTGTCCCTCGGGCCACTCGTTGTGCGGGGCCGGAGAACGGAGGCTTTATGACGTGACTCAGACAAGCCCAGCCGCAGCCCCCGCCCAGGCCGCCCCGCCCGCGCGGCACCACCGTGTGCACCGCGCCTGGTTCGTCGCCGCCGTCACCTTCGTCACGATCATCGGCGCGGCCGCCTTCCGTTCCCTGCCCGGCCTGCTCATCGACCCGCTGCACCAGGAGTTCGGCTGGTCGCGCGGCACGATCGGCGCGGCGGTCTCCATCAACCTCGCGCTCTACGGCCTCACCGCCCCCTTCGCCGCCGCGCTGATGGACCGGTTCGGCATCCGCCGGGTGGTCGCCGTCGCGCTGACCGTGATCGCGGCCGGCTCGGGCCTGACCGTGTGGATGACGGCGGCCTGGCAGCTGTGGCTGTGCTGGGGTCTGCTGGTGGGCCTCGGCTCCGGCTCGATGGCGCTCGCCTTCGCGGCGACGGTCACCAACCGCTGGTTCACCGAGCGGCGCGGCCTGGTCAGCGGCATCCTGACCGCCGCGTCCGCCTCCGGCCAGCTGATCTTCCTGCCGGTGCTGTCCTGGATCGTCGAGCACCACAGCTGGCGTCCGGCCGCCGTGACGGTCGCCCTGGCCGCCCTCGCGGTGGTCCCGTTCGTCTGGATCCTGCTCCGCGACCACCCGGCCGACATCGGTGTGAAGCCCTACGGCGCACGGGAGTTCCTGCCCAAGCCGCCGCCGGTCACCGGTGCCGCCCGCCGGACCCTCACCGTGCTGTCCACCGCGGTCCGCACCGGCACGTTCTGGCTGCTCGCCGGCACCTTCGCGATCTGCGGCGCCTCCACCAACGGCCTGATCCAGACCCACTTCGTGCCCGCCGAGCACGACCACGGCATGCCGGTCACCACGGCGGCCTCGCTGCTCGCGGTCATCGGCGTGTTCGACGTGGCCGGCACGATCGCCTCCGGCTGGTTCACCGACCGCTTCGAACCGCGCCGCCTGCTCGCGGTGTACTACGCCCTGCGCGGCCTCTCCCTGCTCTTTCTCCCGATGCTGCTGGGCCCGGCCGTCCACCCCCCGATGCTCTTCTTCATCGTCTTCTACGGCCTCGACTGGGTGGCCACCGTCCCGCCCACCCTGGCCCTGTGCCGGGAGCAGTTCGGTGAGGACAGCGCCATCGTCTTCGGCTGGGTGCTCGCCTCCCACCAGATCGGCGCGGCCCTGGTCGCCTACCTCGGCGGCCTCGCCCGCGACGTCTTCGGCTCCTACGACCTCGTCTGGTACGCCGCCGGCACCCTGTGCGCCGCGGCGGCCCTGATGTCCCTGGTGATCCGCCGCCCGGCCGCACTGGCCCCGCCGGCGGCGGCAGCCTGAACCACCCGCCCTGCCCTAGGAACCGATCCAGGCGAACCGCCCCCGGTGGAACAGCAGGGGCTCGCCGTCGCCCCTCGCGCCCAGGGCGTCCACCCGGCCCACGACGATCAGGTGGTCGCCGCCGGTGTGCACGGCGTGGACGGTGCAGTCGATCCAGGCGGCGGTGCCGGCCAGGCGCGGCGACCCGGAGACGGGCGCCGCGTCGTAGGCCACCCCCGCGAACTTGGCTGCGCCGCTCACCGCGAAGGCCCGGCACAGCTCGGCCTGGCCTGCGCCGAGCACGTTGACACAGAAGACGCCGGCCCGGGCGATCCGCGGCCAGGTGGCCGACGTGCGGCCCACCAGGAAGCAGACCAGGGGCGGTTCGAGGGAGAGGGAGGAGAAGGACTGGCAGGCGAAGCCGGCGGGGCCCGCTTCGTCCTCGGCGCCGGGGGCGGTGATGACCGTGACCCCGGTCGCGAAGTGGCCCAGCACCCGGCGGAACTCGCCCGGCTCCACCGGTGCCCGCTCGTCCTCCCGGACGCACCGCAATTCCGGCCGCGGCAACGGCTCCACGGCCCTTCGCCCCAGATACCGGACGGCGGCTGCCGCCGCCCCTGCGTGTCCCATCACGTCCTCCATTGAAGCTGACGGATCGTCAGATGGGAAGCCCGGTGACGGCCCCGTACCTCACCGCCCGCGGAACTGAGGCCCGCGCCGCTCCACGAACGCCCGCAGCCCTTCCCGGGCGTCCTGGGTCGTCATGTTGATCTCCTGGGCCCAGGCCTCGGCC comes from Streptomyces sp. FXJ1.172 and encodes:
- a CDS encoding MFS transporter; amino-acid sequence: MTQTSPAAAPAQAAPPARHHRVHRAWFVAAVTFVTIIGAAAFRSLPGLLIDPLHQEFGWSRGTIGAAVSINLALYGLTAPFAAALMDRFGIRRVVAVALTVIAAGSGLTVWMTAAWQLWLCWGLLVGLGSGSMALAFAATVTNRWFTERRGLVSGILTAASASGQLIFLPVLSWIVEHHSWRPAAVTVALAALAVVPFVWILLRDHPADIGVKPYGAREFLPKPPPVTGAARRTLTVLSTAVRTGTFWLLAGTFAICGASTNGLIQTHFVPAEHDHGMPVTTAASLLAVIGVFDVAGTIASGWFTDRFEPRRLLAVYYALRGLSLLFLPMLLGPAVHPPMLFFIVFYGLDWVATVPPTLALCREQFGEDSAIVFGWVLASHQIGAALVAYLGGLARDVFGSYDLVWYAAGTLCAAAALMSLVIRRPAALAPPAAAA
- a CDS encoding flavin reductase family protein, translated to MGHAGAAAAAVRYLGRRAVEPLPRPELRCVREDERAPVEPGEFRRVLGHFATGVTVITAPGAEDEAGPAGFACQSFSSLSLEPPLVCFLVGRTSATWPRIARAGVFCVNVLGAGQAELCRAFAVSGAAKFAGVAYDAAPVSGSPRLAGTAAWIDCTVHAVHTGGDHLIVVGRVDALGARGDGEPLLFHRGRFAWIGS